Proteins from one Cicer arietinum cultivar CDC Frontier isolate Library 1 chromosome 3, Cicar.CDCFrontier_v2.0, whole genome shotgun sequence genomic window:
- the LOC101502840 gene encoding peroxidase 44-like, whose amino-acid sequence MKFTISFLLFFWVLIPFAFSDLKVGFYNSSCPKAEYIVRQVVQTNFNKNNFITAAFLRMHFHDCFARGCDASILIDSMPGKESEKDAAPNKSVRGYEIIDEIKRILEKVCPSTVSCADIISLATRDSVVLAGGPNYNVPTGRRDGLIISTLEEINIPSPRSSISDALKFFNSKGMTLEEMVTLLGAHTVGFTHCNFIRNRLSNHSSMEPSLRNKLVGLCSMQGDPNVFLDQNTSFVFDNQFYNQILLERGVLAFDQQFASDSMTKKVVMRFARNGESFMERFVDAMIKMGNIGVLLGNEGEIRRNCRVFNS is encoded by the exons atgaagttcaccatttcatttttgttatttttttgggtCCTAATCCCCTTTGCATTTAGTGATCTAAAAGTTGGATTCTATAACTCAAGTTGCCCAAAAGCAGAGTATATTGTACGTCAAGTTGTTCAAaccaatttcaacaaaaacaatTTCATTACCGCTGCTTTTCTCCGTATGCACTTCCATGACTGCTTTGCTAGA GGGTGTGATGCATCCATATTAATTGACTCAATGCCCGGAAAGGAATCAGAAAAAGATGCAGCACCAAACAAAAGTGTAAGAGGATACGAAATAATAGACGAAATCAAAAGAATCCTAGAAAAAGTATGTCCATCAACGGTTTCATGTGCCGACATAATATCTTTAGCGACGAGAGATTCTGTTGTTTTAGCTGGAGGACCAAATTACAATGTCCCAACTGGAAGACGTGATGGATTAATAATATCAACTCTTGAAGAAATAAACATTCCATCGCCAAGATCTTCTATTTCGGAtgctttaaaattttttaattcaaaaggcATGACATTAGAAGAAATGGTTACCCTTTTAGGAGCACACACCGTTGGATTCACTCATTGTAATTTCATTAGAAATAGGCTTAGTAATCATTCTTCAATGGAACCTAGTTTAAGAAACAAGTTGGTTGGTTTGTGTAGTATGCAAGGTGACCCAAATGTGTTTTTGGATCAAAACACTTCTTTTGTGtttgataatcaattttataatcaaattttGTTGGAGAGGGGAGTATTGGCTTTTGATCAACAATTCGCTTCGGATTCGATGACGAAAAAGGTTGTGATGAGATTTGCTCGAAATGGTGAGAGTTTTATGGAGAGATTCGTTGATGCTATGATAAAGATGGGAAATATTGGTGTTTTGCTTGGAAATGAGGGTGAGATTAGGAGGAATTGTAGAGTTTTTAATTCATAG